TAACTCAATTAAGTGCGGTTCGTTCAAGTGTTGATCGTGTTATTGAGTTACTAATAACAGAAAATCTTATGGAATGCATTAATAATCCTTTAGAAAATCCTGTAGAGCAGAAAGAAAAAATAGAGAAAGCTATAAAATATATAGTAAAAAATAAGTAGTTTAAAGAAATAATAAAAAGTCTTGTTCCTAAATAATCTTAGGTACAAGGCTTTTTTGATAATGTATTAATTTTATACTAATGAGAATTTAGTATAGAAAAAATTGGTTGTTTTTATTGTTTAATACTTAATTTTTTTCTCCAGGCCAACTATTCATACCACCTTCGATATTTGTTACATTGAATCCTTGAGCTTCTAAAAAATCATATGC
This is a stretch of genomic DNA from Gemella haemolysans. It encodes these proteins:
- a CDS encoding metal-sensitive transcriptional regulator, giving the protein MAKSKYITRLKRSEGQLRGIQKMIEDERDCIDIITQLSAVRSSVDRVIELLITENLMECINNPLENPVEQKEKIEKAIKYIVKNK